ACTGGTAGCCCTGGTCGGCGACCTGGACCGGGCCGTCGTCCGGGGTCGAGGAGCAGCCGGCGAGCAGCGCGACGGCGGCGACGACGGCGACGGCCGCGCGGGCGGCGTGGTGGCGAGGCTTCACGGCAGGCTCAGGCTCCCGCGACCTTGGAGGCGCCGGGCAGCAGGTCGGCGACGGGCTCGGAGTACTCGAGGCCGACGAAGCGGTCGCCGTCGAAGTGCAGCGACGTCACCGACGCGAGCGAGCACTCACGCTTGCGCGGGTCGTGGAAGTACGGCCGGCCCTCGTACGAGGAGCGCGTGATCCACACGGGCAGCTGGTGGGAGACGAGGACGACCTCGTGGCCCTCGGCGAGCTTGCGGGCGTCCTCGATCGCGGCGCGCATGCGCTCGACCTGCTTCTTGTAGGGCTCGCCCCACGAGGGGCGCCACGGGTTGACGAGGCGGGGCCAGTGGCGCGGGTGGCGCAGGGATCCGTCGCCGACGCCGAAGGTCTTGCCCTCGAAGTAGTTCTCGGCCTCGATGAGGCGCTCGTCGGTGCCGAGCTCGAGGCCGAAGGCGGCCGCGATCGGGGTCGCGGTCTCCTGGGCGCGCTGGAGCGGCGACGCGATGACGTGCGTGATGTCGCGGCGCACGGGGGTGACTCCGGCGGGGGTCGACTCGCTCACCTCGCCGGCGAAGTGCTTGGCCACGCGGGCGGCCATCTCGTGGCCGCGCTCGGAGAGGTGGTACCCGGGCAGGCGCCCGTAGAGGATCCCCTCCGGGTTGTGGACTTCGCCGTGGCGCATCAGGTGGACCGTGGTCTGAGGCATGGGCCTAGTGTCGCAAACTTCGCGAGAGGGCCGGGTGTGGTGCTCGTCTCTCGACGGCGTGGCGGGCCACCACTTGCGCTCCGGGCAGATGTGGTTGAAGATTAACTTGAAGCGGCAATCAATGCAGCCGCATGGACCTAGTCGCACACCCCAGGAGACTCACATGACCGCTCTTCCCGAGGGCCTCGCCCCCGCCACCTACACGATCGACCCGTCGCACACGCAGGCCGGCTTCACCGTCCGCCACGCAGGCATCTCGAAGGTCCGCGGCACCGTGCCGGTCCTCGAGGGCACCATCGTCATCGGTGAGGACATCGAGAGCTCCACCGTCACCGCCGTCCTCGACGCGACGAAGATCAGCACGGGCGACGCGAACCGCGACGCGCACCTGCAGAGCGCCGACTTCTTCTCGACCGACGTCAACCCGACGTGGACGTTCACCTCGACCTCGGTCAAGGCCGACGGCGGCGACTTCGTCGTCACCGGCGACCTCACCATCGCGGGCGTCACCAAGCCCGTCGAGCTCGCCCTCGAGTACACCGGCTCCGCCGTCGACGCCTTCGGCGCCGCCCGCGCCGGTTTCGAGGCGACCGTCACCATCTCCCGCAAGGAGTGGGGCATCACGTGGAACGCGGCCCTCGAGGCCGGCGGCGTCCTCGTGAGCGACAAGGTCGCCATCCTCATCGAGGTCTCGGCCGTCAAGGCCTGATCCTCGCCACAGTCACGAAGGCCCGGTGCACCCCCTGCACCGGGCCTTCGTCATGCCCGCACCCGGACGACGTCAGACGGGCGGCAGGTAGTACGACAGGATCTGCAGCTCGGCCGCGACGTCCACGCTGCGCAGCGCGACGCCGTCGGGCACCGTGAGCGCCCGCGGCGCGAAGCTCAGCACCGAGCGCACGCCGCTCGCCGCGACCGCGTCGAGCGCGTCCTGCGCCGCCGCGCCGGGGACCGTGAGCACCGCGAGCGACACCTCCCGCTCCGCGACGAGCCGCGGCAGGTCCGCGAGGTCCCCCACCTCGACACCCGCGACCGTCGTCCCGACGACCTGCGGGTCGACGTCGACGAGCGCGACGACCTCGAAACCACGCGGGACCAGTCCCGCGTAGCTCGCGACGGCCCGCCCCAGGTTGCCGACCCCCACGACGACGACGCCACGACGGCGCCCCACGCCGAGCGCGCCGCGCAGCTGCGCGCGCAGCTCCGCGACGTCGTACCCCACGCCGCGCTTGCCGTACGAGCCCAGGTGCGACAGGTCCCGGCGCAGCTGCGCCGACTCGACGCCCGCAGCCGCCGCGAGCTCGACCGACGACGCCGTCACGACGCCGCGCCGCACGAGGTCGTCGAGCACCCGCGCATACACCGGGAGGCGGGTCAGGGTCTGCGGCGGGACCGCGGTCGACGTCATCGCGCCGCCCCCGACGGTCGTCCCAGCGCGCGGCGCAGGCGCCGCTCGTCGACACGCCAGAACGCCTGCTGCACGCCGTCGACCAGGACGACGGGGACGTAGTCCGAGTACGTCGCGACGAGCGCCGGGTCGGCATCGACGTCCTGCTCGACCCACCGCTCCCCCAGCTCCGCGCACACGGCCGCGACGACCTCGCGCGCGTCCTCGCACAGGTGGCACGACGCACGCACGAGGAGCTCGACGCGCGGCGCTGCGCCGGCCGACGAGGTGGTCACCGGTTCCATACGGCAACAGTACGGACTGTCTCGATAGAGTGGACGACATGTCGACCGCCCGCGAGCCCTCCGCAGACGAGTCGGTCGAGCCGGCCCCCGAGGAGTCGGCCGAGGCCGCCGCCGACGCGGCTCTCGACCTGGCCAGCCCCGTCGAGAGCACCGCGGTCGACCCCGCACGCATCGCCGCGTTCTTCGACGTCGACAACACGATCATCCGCGGGGCGAGCGCCTTCCACCTCGCGATGGGCCTGTACCGCCGCGACTTCTTCAAGATCCGCGACCTCGTGTTCGCCGGGCTGCAGCAGTGGCGCTTCATCGCGCTCGGCGAGAGCAAGGAGCAGATCAGCTCCGTGCGCGACCGCGCGCTCGGCATCATCAAGGGCCACACGGTCGCCGAGGTCACCGCGATCGGCGAAGAGGTCTGGGACCAGGTGCTGTCGCTGCGGATCTTCCCCGGCACCCGCAAGATCCTCGACGCGCACCTCGCGGCCGGGCACCAGGTGTGGCTCATCACCGCGACGCCCATCGAGATCGGAGAGCTCATCGCGCGCCACCTCGGCGCGACGGGCGCGCTCGCGACGATCGCCGAGCACAAGGACGGCGTCTACACGGGCCGCCTCGTCGGCGAGATGATGCACGGCGAGAGCAAGGAGGCCGGCGCGCGCGAGCTCGCCGAGCGTCTCGGCCTCGACCTCGCGCACTGCTACGCGTACGGCGACTCGGCGAACGACATCCCGATCCTCAGCTCGGTCGGCCACCCGTGCGCGATCAACCCGGAGCCGCGGCTGCGCCGCCACGCGAAGGACGTCGGCTGGCCGGTGCGCGAGTTCCGCGGCAAGCGCCGCCTCGCGAAGCGCGGCGTGAAGACCGCGAGCGCCGCCGGTCTCGTCTGGGTGCTCACGCAGGCCGCCCGCGGGGCGCGTCGCAAGCTCGCCAAGCGCTGAGCCCGGACGGGCGACGCTGCCGCCTGGCGTCGCGCTGCCAGCCACTCGCGCGCTTCCCGCCGCGCCGCCCCCCGTGTATCGACGCCCGGGATACGGCAAGAGCCCCCGTCCCGAGGGACGAGGGCTCTTCGCAGAGAACGCCTGCGGCGTCCTTACTTCTTGTTGCGGCGCTGGTGGCGCGTCTTGCGAAGCAGCTTGCGGTGCTTCTTCTTCGCCATACGCTTGCGACGCTTCTTGATAACGGAGCCCACGGGTCCTCGCAATGTCGATCGGTAGCTTGCACGGCACACCGGGAGGCACCGCGCTCGGAAAGTCCGTCCGCCAGTCTAACCCCTGCCGCAGCATGCCCGCGACACGGGTATCAGGACGGCTCAGGCCAGGTCGTCAGGAGGACTTGAGGTCCCGCACGTCCTGGGCGCCGCCGAGGTACTGGTGCAGCGCCTCGACGGGCACGCGGAACGACTTGCCGACCCGCACCGCCGGGATCTCGCCCGAGTGGACGAGGCGGTAGACGGTCATGCGAGACACCCGCATCTCCTCAGCCACCTCGGCGACGGTGAGGAAACGAGGCCTCGCGGCGGCGTCGGACATGCATGCGCTCCTCGTGTCGGACCAGGTCAGGCGGTCTGCGGGCGCGCGGCGGGACGCCGCGCACGTGCAGCACACTCTAGGGCCTGCTCGGCTCGCGGGGGAAGACGGTTCAC
This genomic window from Flavimobilis soli contains:
- a CDS encoding histidine phosphatase family protein encodes the protein MPQTTVHLMRHGEVHNPEGILYGRLPGYHLSERGHEMAARVAKHFAGEVSESTPAGVTPVRRDITHVIASPLQRAQETATPIAAAFGLELGTDERLIEAENYFEGKTFGVGDGSLRHPRHWPRLVNPWRPSWGEPYKKQVERMRAAIEDARKLAEGHEVVLVSHQLPVWITRSSYEGRPYFHDPRKRECSLASVTSLHFDGDRFVGLEYSEPVADLLPGASKVAGA
- a CDS encoding redox-sensing transcriptional repressor Rex, which gives rise to MTSTAVPPQTLTRLPVYARVLDDLVRRGVVTASSVELAAAAGVESAQLRRDLSHLGSYGKRGVGYDVAELRAQLRGALGVGRRRGVVVVGVGNLGRAVASYAGLVPRGFEVVALVDVDPQVVGTTVAGVEVGDLADLPRLVAEREVSLAVLTVPGAAAQDALDAVAASGVRSVLSFAPRALTVPDGVALRSVDVAAELQILSYYLPPV
- a CDS encoding helix-turn-helix domain-containing protein, whose protein sequence is MSDAAARPRFLTVAEVAEEMRVSRMTVYRLVHSGEIPAVRVGKSFRVPVEALHQYLGGAQDVRDLKSS
- a CDS encoding 30S ribosomal protein bS22, coding for MGSVIKKRRKRMAKKKHRKLLRKTRHQRRNKK
- a CDS encoding glutaredoxin family protein encodes the protein MEPVTTSSAGAAPRVELLVRASCHLCEDAREVVAAVCAELGERWVEQDVDADPALVATYSDYVPVVLVDGVQQAFWRVDERRLRRALGRPSGAAR
- a CDS encoding YceI family protein translates to MTALPEGLAPATYTIDPSHTQAGFTVRHAGISKVRGTVPVLEGTIVIGEDIESSTVTAVLDATKISTGDANRDAHLQSADFFSTDVNPTWTFTSTSVKADGGDFVVTGDLTIAGVTKPVELALEYTGSAVDAFGAARAGFEATVTISRKEWGITWNAALEAGGVLVSDKVAILIEVSAVKA
- a CDS encoding HAD family hydrolase, with translation MSTAREPSADESVEPAPEESAEAAADAALDLASPVESTAVDPARIAAFFDVDNTIIRGASAFHLAMGLYRRDFFKIRDLVFAGLQQWRFIALGESKEQISSVRDRALGIIKGHTVAEVTAIGEEVWDQVLSLRIFPGTRKILDAHLAAGHQVWLITATPIEIGELIARHLGATGALATIAEHKDGVYTGRLVGEMMHGESKEAGARELAERLGLDLAHCYAYGDSANDIPILSSVGHPCAINPEPRLRRHAKDVGWPVREFRGKRRLAKRGVKTASAAGLVWVLTQAARGARRKLAKR